The Fulvia fulva chromosome 13, complete sequence genome window below encodes:
- a CDS encoding MFS-type transporter lnaF: MAIEEGVMTNHTSSLDEETSKSKTSRKVGSIITILSSALANLSDGYQQSLASSTNVVFKQLLGSDIYTSDVQTRIFNALLVGCVIGILIFGFAADKFGRKGGMPVTSGLVIIGSLMSTLAFQVYASSGAHDMLWYLTIARGAAGVGVGGEYPTSAAAVLEGSNEHFDAQRGPIQVLTSTLMATSGSALRTLIYLLALLGSHNGLRVAFHTMYSVSTIFPVIVVLARWQMQDGKLFASNNFQKRQYWLRILGTSSAFFLYDFVNFLNSIISSVIINGLVPGKNVRIVALWQLYLALMPIPGVLIGAWLVNRIGRRWTGIVGFIGGYVICGLTIGGFYHRLTTDALPAFVVLYGLLQAFGHSGPWATIELISCEAFPTPARGMGYGVAAAFGKAGAAVGTQVFTPIREAAGPESTFYVAGAIGIVASGIYYFLLEGNRLELERADAEFERLIQNDASK, translated from the exons ATGGCCATTGAAGAGGGTGTCATGACTAACCAC ACTTCTTCACTCGACGAAGAGACCAGCAAGTCCAAAACTTCACGCAAAGTCGGCAGCATAATCACGATCCTCAGCTCAGCATTGGCCAATCTCTCAGATGGGTACCAGCAAAGTCTGGCTTCCTCGACAAATGTGGTCTTCAAGCAGCTGCTCGGAAGCGACATATACACATCTGATGTTCAGACGAGGATATTCAACGCCCTTCTCGTTGGCTGCGTAATCGGCATTCTGATATTCGGCTTTGCCGCGGACAAGTTCGGTCGCAAAGGCGGCATGCCTGTCACCAGTGGGCTTGTTATCATCGGATCGCTCATGTCTACATTGGCATTCCAGGTCTACGCATCATCTGGCGCCCACGATATGCTCTGGTATCTGACGATTGCCCGTGGTGCAGCCGGTGTGGGCGTTGGTGGCGAGTACCCGACATCCGCTGCAGCAGTGCTCGAAGGATCGAACGAGCACTTCGATGCGCAGCGTGGACCTATTCAGGTACTCACCAGCACGCTCATGGCAACCTCCGGAAGCGCGCTCCGTACCCTGATCTACCTTCTGGCATTGCTCGGCAGTCACAACGGCTTGCGGGTAGCGTTCCATACCATGTACTCCGTCTCTACGATCTTCCCGGTCATTGTGGTGCTTGCGAGGTGGCAAATGCAAGACGGCAAGCTGTTTGCAAGTAACAACTTCCAGAAGCGGCAGTACTGGCTTCGGATCCTTGGCACGTCCTCTGCTTTCTTCCTGTACGACTTTGTGAATTT TCTAAATTCCATCATTAGCTCGGTCATAATCAACGGTCTAGTCCCTGGCAAGAACGTCCGGATCGTAGCTCTGTGGCAGCTATACTTGGCACTCATGCCGATTCCTGGCGTGTTGATAGGAGCCTGGCTCGTCAACAGAATCGGACGTCGCTGGACTGGGATCGTGGGATTCATCGGCGGTTATGTGATCTGCGGCTTGACCATCGGCGGCTTTTACCACCGACTCACCACCGATGCACTTCCCGCTTTCGTCGTGCTGTACGGTCTCCTCCAAGCATTCGGCCATTCGGGCCCGTGGGCTACCATCGAGTTGATCTCTTGCGAAGCGTTCCCGACGCCTGCTCGTGGTATGGGATATGGAGTTGCTGCAGCATTTGGTAAAGCTGGAGCCGCAGTCGGCACACAGGTCTTCACGCCTATCCGCGAGGCAGCTGGCCCAGAATCGACGTTTTATGTTGCGGGTGCCATCGGCATTGTGGCATCTGGCATATATTACTTCTTGCTGGAAGGGAATCGACTCGAGCTTGAACGGGCAGATGCAGAATTTGAAAGACTGATCCAGAACGATGCCTCAAAATAA
- a CDS encoding MFS transporter PfmaC produces the protein MATNEQPIPVATDGKVNQQITITGTDSEVTDIEHNDPRSYKSSPWRKFVGIFWDSVDGSPKRRRYIQKLDTYLLSYICLGYFIKQIDQTNMSNAYVSGMKEDLELYGNERNWLNTYFNVGIILGTLPAQMIQLRWVRPSIWIPCCELFWSIFVIGMGFAKNVETLYVLRFFVGFAEACCFPGFAALLGGWYGPMELGKRAGLFEQSSAIGEMVSGYLQAALYTGLNGTAGKAGWQWMFVFDGIIGIPIAIWGLFAIPDLPHTTRAFYFGKEEKEYGIERVESFGRAPPEKLTFRSIGRVFTNWRLWAFVLPYLMVGQANGGTRYFNLWLKDKGYSVVDTNTLPTAGNALSIVAAIGFGVAADYTGHNAILIVAVELLVIAANIILSVWYVPNPVILFANYLLYVGFAAQPIVIAWGHHLAAADPNLRQLLVATGNVISYCFNAWLPLGLFPTYDAPKYDYGYQILILFSVLAIGGTVAKKANTVPNPMRALLAFAFALGTYAGTNAQAPAPAPAPETYAIMPLQTNTTPFPPTSIAFVAKHPDMSFEDFKTHYETQHIPLFLSLVDGSRYIESYILQYAPRNETTTKPQLFTPPQGSEDWEYDAIASIVYKSQEAYEELGKKYAEHYETISDDEAKFIDQAKLRAVVVREGEITQFVLK, from the exons ATGGCGACCAACGAACAGCCTATACCTGTCGCCACCGATGGGAAGGTGAATCAGCAGATCACCATCACCGGAACTGATAGTGAAGTAACCGATATTGAACACAACGATCCGAGGTCATACAAGTCGTCGCCATGGAGGAAGTTTGTGGGCATCTTCTGGGACTCTGTCGATGGCTCGCCGAAGAGGAGGCGGTATATTCAGAAGCTGGACACATATCTCCTTTCGTACATTTGTCTGGGGTACTT TATCAAGCAGATCGATCAGACTAATATGAGCAAT GCATATGTCAGTGGCATGAAAGAAGATCTCGAGCTATACGGCAATGAGCGAAACTGGCTCAACACTTACTTCAACGTCG GTATCATTCTCGGCACTCTCCCAGCCCAAATGATCCAGCTCCGTTGGGTGAGGCCCTCAATCTGGATCCCCTGCTGCGAACTCTTCTGGTCCATCTTCGTCATCGGCATGGGCTTTGCCAAGAATGTCGAGACGCTCTACGTCCTCCGCTTCTTCGTTGGATTTGCGGAGGCATGCTGCTTCCCAGGCTTTGCCGCTTTACTTGGAGGCTGGTACGGACCCATGGAGCTTGGTAAGAGAGCGGGTCTCTTCGAGCAAAGTAGTGCGATTGGTGAGATGGTGTCTGGATACCTTCAGGCCGCGCTGTATACTGGACTGAACGGCACGGCGGGTAAAGCTGGATGGCAGTGGATGTTCGTCTTTGATGGGATTATTGGGATTCCGATTGCGATTTGGGGATTGTTTGCGATTCCGGATCTGCCCCATACGACGAGGGCGTTTTACTTCGGCAAGGAGGAGAAAGAGTACGGCATTGAACGGGTGGAGTCTTTTGGTCGGGCACCGCCGGAGAAGTTGACGTTCAGATCTATCGGGAGGGTCTTCACGAATTGGCGACTTTGGGCGTTTGTGCTGCCGTATCTTATGGTTGGACAGGCAAATGGTGGTACGAGGTACTTCAATCTCTGGCTTAAGGACAAGGGTTACAGCGTTGTCGACACGAACACGCTGCCCACCGCTGGAAACGCCCTCAGCATCGTCGCAGCCATCGGCTTCGGAGTCGCAGCGGACTACACCGGCCATAACGCGATCCTAATCGTAGCCGTTGAGCTCCTGGTCATCGCAGCGAACATCATCCTCTCGGTCTGGTACGTCCCCAATCCAGTCATCCTCTTCGCCAATTACCTTCTATACGTTGGCTTCGCCGCACAGCCAATTGTCATTGCCTGGGGACATCATCTGGCCGCGGCGGATCCGAATCTGAGACAATTACTGGTGGCGACCGGAAACGTCATCTCGTACTGCTTCAATGCTTGGCTACCGCTTGGATTGTTCCCGACTTACGATGCGCCGAAATACGATTATGGGTATCAGATCCTTATCTTGTTCTCTGTCCTGGCGATCGGTG GCACGGTAGCCAAGAAAGCCAACACTGTGCCGAACCCTATGCGGGCCCTACTCGCTTTCGCTTTCGCGCTGGGCACATATGCAGGTACAAATG CCCAAGCACCAGCACCAGCCCCAGCTCCAGAGACCTACGCCATCATGCCTCTCCAAACCAACACCACACCCTTCCCGCCCACCTCCATCGCCTTCGTGGCAAAACACCCAGACATGTCCTTCGAAGACTTCAAGACCCATTACGAGACTCAACACATCCCGCTGTTCCTCTCGCTCGTGGACGGGTCCAGGTACATCGAATCTTACATCCTGCAATACGCCCCTCGCAACGAGACCACAACGAAACCACAACTTTTCACCCCACCCCAAGGCAGCGAGGACTGGGAGTATGATGCGATAGCGAGTATCGTGTATAAGAGCCAGGAGGCTTATGAGGAGTTGGGTAAGAAGTACGCGGAGCATTATGAGACGATCTCGGATGACGAGGCGAAGTTTATTGATCAGGCGAAGTTGAGGGCTGTGGTTGTGAGGGAGGGTGAGATTACCCAGTTTGTGTTGAAGTGA